A single region of the Streptomyces sp. NBC_01262 genome encodes:
- a CDS encoding response regulator transcription factor produces MGVRLVVVDDHRLLAEALASALKLRGHRVLAASAPASGAADLVLSRSPEVCLIGTASPAEPGVFDPVVRIKKERPGVAVLVLGPVPNPRGIAAAFAAGASGYVRHDERIEGVERAMSKARAGEVAVAPALLQAAFAELLNPVAEPDDEGTRLLQILTPREIEVLVRVAEGEDTRLIAAGMGIAPSTARTHVQRVLMKLGVGSRLEAAALAARTGLLDRATTPLHPARPAAEA; encoded by the coding sequence ATGGGCGTACGGCTTGTGGTGGTCGACGACCACCGTCTGCTGGCGGAAGCGCTCGCCTCCGCGCTCAAGCTGCGCGGGCACCGCGTCCTCGCGGCCTCCGCACCCGCCTCCGGTGCGGCCGACCTGGTGCTGTCGCGGTCGCCGGAGGTCTGCCTGATCGGGACCGCGTCCCCGGCCGAGCCGGGGGTCTTCGACCCGGTCGTACGGATCAAGAAGGAGCGGCCGGGGGTCGCCGTGCTGGTCCTCGGGCCGGTGCCGAACCCCCGTGGGATCGCCGCCGCCTTCGCCGCCGGCGCCTCGGGCTACGTACGCCACGACGAGCGCATCGAGGGCGTCGAGCGCGCCATGAGCAAGGCCCGTGCCGGGGAGGTCGCCGTCGCCCCCGCCCTCCTCCAGGCCGCCTTCGCCGAGCTCCTCAACCCCGTCGCCGAGCCCGACGACGAGGGCACCCGGCTCCTCCAGATCCTCACCCCCCGCGAGATCGAGGTCCTCGTCCGCGTCGCCGAGGGCGAGGACACCCGCCTCATCGCCGCCGGCATGGGCATCGCCCCCAGCACCGCGCGCACCCACGTCCAGCGCGTCCTGATGAAGCTCGGCGTCGGCTCCCGCCTGGAAGCGGCGGCCCTGGCCGCCCGCACCGGCCTGCTGGACCGCGCTACGACTCCGCTTCATCCGGCGCGGCCGGCGGCGGAGGCGTAG
- a CDS encoding sodium:solute symporter family protein: MRSLPSPHAPLHLADDLRLPVNVLDYAILAIYFVVVLGIGFAARRSVKTSLDFFLSGRSLPAWVTGLAFVAANLGATEILGMAANGAQYGAYTVHWYWIGAIPAMVFLGLVMMPFYYGSKVRSVPEFLLHRYDRGAHLLSSILFACAAILIAGVNLYALAIVVEALLGWPQWVAIVVAGFFVLIYITIGGLSSAIYNEVLQFFVILAALIPLTVVGLKRVGGVSGLTDSLDASHGVDFTTAWNGTGIGDPNPLGANWLTIVLGLGFVLSFGYWTTNFAEVQRALSAKNLSAAQRTPLIAAFPKIFIPFIVMVPGLVAAAILPTIGTDKSDLTYNDAIPLLMQDLLPNGVLGIAVTGLLAAFMAGMAANVSSFNTVFTNDIWGPYVRPGRPDEYYVRFGRIITVIGVFASMGTAFLASTFSNIMAYLQTLFSFFNVPMFVVFIIGMFWKRTSAKAGFWGLLSGTVAAMINYFWFYKQDVIGIPSDQGANFVSAIVAFVTGAVVMVVVTFFTPPKPASELAGLVYGTHSPGMAEPPAKGDDAWYRRPALLGWTALVLAALCYIPFSF; the protein is encoded by the coding sequence ATGCGCTCCCTGCCCTCCCCGCACGCCCCGCTCCACCTCGCCGACGATCTCCGTCTGCCGGTCAACGTGCTGGACTACGCGATCCTCGCGATCTACTTCGTCGTCGTCCTCGGCATCGGCTTCGCCGCCCGGCGCAGCGTCAAGACGAGCCTCGACTTCTTCCTGTCCGGCCGCTCCCTGCCCGCCTGGGTGACCGGCCTCGCCTTCGTCGCCGCCAACCTCGGCGCCACCGAGATCCTCGGCATGGCGGCCAACGGAGCACAGTACGGCGCGTACACCGTGCACTGGTACTGGATCGGCGCGATCCCGGCGATGGTCTTCCTCGGCCTGGTGATGATGCCGTTCTACTACGGCTCGAAGGTCCGGTCCGTACCGGAGTTCCTGCTGCACCGCTACGACCGGGGCGCGCATCTGCTCAGCTCGATCCTCTTCGCGTGCGCCGCCATCCTCATCGCGGGCGTCAATCTCTACGCGCTGGCGATCGTCGTCGAGGCGCTGCTCGGGTGGCCGCAGTGGGTGGCCATCGTCGTCGCCGGGTTCTTCGTGCTGATCTACATCACCATCGGCGGTCTGTCCTCGGCGATCTACAACGAGGTGCTGCAGTTCTTCGTCATCCTCGCCGCGCTGATCCCCCTGACGGTGGTCGGCCTCAAGCGGGTCGGCGGCGTCAGCGGCCTCACCGACTCGCTCGACGCCTCGCACGGCGTCGACTTCACCACCGCCTGGAACGGCACCGGCATCGGCGACCCCAACCCGCTCGGCGCGAACTGGCTGACCATCGTCCTCGGCCTCGGCTTCGTCCTCAGCTTCGGCTACTGGACCACCAACTTCGCCGAGGTCCAGCGCGCCCTGTCCGCGAAGAACCTCTCCGCCGCCCAGCGCACCCCGCTGATCGCGGCCTTCCCCAAGATCTTCATCCCGTTCATCGTGATGGTCCCCGGGCTCGTCGCGGCGGCGATCCTGCCGACGATCGGCACGGACAAGTCCGATCTGACGTACAACGACGCGATCCCGCTGCTCATGCAGGACCTGCTGCCCAACGGCGTGCTCGGCATCGCGGTCACCGGGCTGCTGGCGGCCTTCATGGCGGGCATGGCGGCGAACGTCTCGTCCTTCAACACGGTCTTCACCAACGACATCTGGGGGCCGTACGTGCGGCCGGGCCGCCCCGACGAGTACTACGTGCGCTTCGGCCGGATCATCACCGTGATCGGGGTGTTCGCCAGCATGGGCACGGCCTTCCTGGCGTCCACCTTCAGCAACATCATGGCGTACCTCCAGACGCTCTTCTCCTTCTTCAACGTGCCGATGTTCGTGGTCTTCATCATCGGCATGTTCTGGAAGCGGACCTCCGCCAAGGCGGGCTTCTGGGGGCTGCTCAGCGGCACGGTCGCCGCGATGATCAACTACTTCTGGTTCTACAAGCAGGACGTCATCGGCATCCCGAGCGACCAGGGCGCGAACTTCGTCTCCGCGATCGTCGCCTTCGTCACCGGCGCCGTCGTGATGGTCGTCGTCACCTTCTTCACCCCGCCCAAGCCCGCCTCCGAGCTCGCCGGCCTGGTCTACGGCACCCACTCCCCCGGCATGGCCGAGCCCCCCGCCAAGGGCGACGACGCCTGGTACCGCCGGCCCGCGCTGCTGGGCTGGACCGCGCTGGTGCTGGCCGCGCTGTGCTACATCCCCTTCTCGTTCTGA
- the galT gene encoding galactose-1-phosphate uridylyltransferase → MKKTTTRLADGRELIYYDRRDDAVRDAVDHRPLDPVATASEIRRDPLLGDSVAIASHRQGRTYLPPADECPLCPSREGRLSEIPDSDYDVAVFENRFPSLSGDTGRCEVVCFTSDHDKSFADLTEDQARLVLDAWTDRTAELSQLPSVEQVYCFENRGKEIGVTLGHPHGQIYGYPFVTPRTELMLRSLEQHREATGGRNLFDDTIAAELADGSRIVMDTAHWTAFVPYAAHWPYEVHLYPKRRVPDLLGLDEETRAEFPEVYLELLRRFDRIFGENEPATPYISGWHQAPFSSELRREFALHLELFTIRRTAGKLKFLAGSESGMSAFINDVPPEAAAQRLRAVASV, encoded by the coding sequence GTGAAGAAGACGACGACCCGGCTCGCCGACGGTCGCGAGCTGATCTACTACGACCGCCGGGACGACGCGGTGCGCGACGCCGTCGACCACCGGCCGCTCGACCCGGTGGCCACGGCCTCGGAGATCCGCCGCGACCCGCTGCTCGGCGACTCCGTCGCGATCGCGTCCCACCGGCAGGGCCGCACCTATCTGCCGCCCGCCGACGAGTGCCCGCTGTGCCCGTCGCGCGAGGGCCGGCTCAGCGAGATCCCGGACAGTGACTACGACGTCGCGGTCTTCGAGAACCGCTTCCCCTCCCTCAGCGGGGACACCGGGCGCTGCGAGGTGGTCTGCTTCACCTCCGACCACGACAAGTCCTTCGCCGACCTCACCGAGGACCAGGCCCGCCTGGTCCTGGACGCCTGGACCGACCGCACGGCCGAGCTGTCCCAGCTGCCCTCCGTCGAGCAGGTCTACTGCTTCGAGAACCGCGGCAAGGAGATCGGCGTCACCCTGGGCCACCCGCACGGGCAGATCTACGGCTACCCCTTCGTCACCCCGCGCACCGAGCTGATGCTGCGCTCCCTGGAGCAGCACCGCGAGGCCACCGGCGGCCGCAACCTCTTCGACGACACGATCGCCGCCGAGCTCGCCGACGGCTCCCGCATCGTGATGGACACCGCGCACTGGACGGCCTTCGTCCCCTACGCCGCCCACTGGCCGTACGAGGTGCACCTCTACCCCAAGCGCCGGGTGCCGGACCTGCTGGGCCTGGACGAGGAGACACGGGCGGAGTTCCCGGAGGTCTACCTGGAGCTGCTGCGCCGTTTCGACCGGATCTTCGGCGAGAACGAGCCCGCGACCCCGTACATCTCGGGCTGGCACCAGGCGCCCTTCAGCAGCGAGCTGCGCCGCGAGTTCGCGCTGCACCTGGAGCTGTTCACCATCCGCCGCACGGCGGGCAAGCTGAAGTTCCTGGCGGGCTCGGAGTCCGGCATGAGCGCCTTCATCAACGACGTGCCGCCGGAGGCCGCGGCGCAGCGGCTGCGGGCGGTCGCGAGCGTATGA
- the galE gene encoding UDP-glucose 4-epimerase GalE has translation MSTDTTDPTGTKKYLVTGGAGYVGSVVTRHLLEAGHEVTVLDDLSTGFRAGVPEGAEFVEGRIQTDAARILDPSYDGVLHFAASSQVGESVVNPEKYWRNNVAGSLELLTAMREAGVRKLVFSSTAATYGEPKTVPITEDEPTLPTNPYGASKLAVDHMITSEAVAHGLAAVSLRYFNVAGAYGSSGERHDPESHLIPLVFQVAQGRREAISVFGDDYPTPDGTCVRDYIHVADLADAHLLALEHAAPGEHLICNLGNGSGFSVREVIETVRQVTGHPIPEVLAPRRGGDPAVLVASAERAKQRLGWKPSRADLTGIVRDAWEFTQNLENEK, from the coding sequence GTGAGCACCGACACCACCGACCCCACCGGTACGAAGAAATACCTGGTCACCGGCGGCGCCGGCTATGTCGGCAGCGTCGTCACCCGGCATCTGCTGGAGGCGGGCCACGAGGTCACCGTCCTGGACGACCTGTCCACCGGCTTCCGCGCCGGGGTCCCCGAGGGCGCCGAGTTCGTCGAGGGCCGCATCCAGACCGACGCCGCGCGGATCCTGGACCCCTCCTACGACGGCGTGCTGCACTTCGCCGCCAGCTCCCAGGTCGGCGAGTCCGTCGTCAACCCCGAGAAGTACTGGCGCAACAACGTCGCCGGCTCGCTGGAGCTGCTCACCGCCATGCGCGAGGCGGGCGTGCGCAAGCTGGTCTTCTCCTCCACCGCCGCCACCTACGGCGAGCCGAAGACCGTCCCGATCACCGAGGACGAGCCGACGCTGCCCACCAACCCGTACGGGGCCAGCAAGCTCGCCGTCGACCACATGATCACCAGCGAGGCCGTCGCCCACGGCCTGGCGGCGGTCTCGCTGCGCTACTTCAACGTCGCGGGCGCGTACGGCAGCTCCGGCGAGCGCCACGACCCCGAGTCGCACCTCATCCCGCTGGTCTTCCAGGTCGCCCAGGGCCGCCGCGAGGCCATCTCCGTCTTCGGCGACGACTACCCGACCCCCGACGGCACCTGCGTCCGCGACTACATCCACGTCGCCGACCTCGCCGACGCCCACCTCCTCGCCCTGGAGCACGCCGCCCCCGGCGAGCACCTCATCTGTAACCTCGGCAACGGCAGCGGCTTCTCCGTGCGCGAGGTCATCGAGACCGTCCGCCAGGTCACCGGCCACCCGATCCCCGAGGTCCTCGCCCCCAGGCGCGGCGGCGATCCGGCCGTCCTGGTGGCCTCCGCCGAGCGGGCGAAGCAGCGGCTGGGCTGGAAGCCGTCCCGCGCCGACCTCACGGGTATCGTGCGCGACGCATGGGAATTCACGCAGAACCTGGAGAACGAGAAGTGA
- the galK gene encoding galactokinase: protein MGIHAEPGEREVTADALRDDLGDAFRAVFGTAPDGVWAAPGRVNLIGEHTDYNDGFVMPFALPHTTIAAVSRREDGLLRLHSASGDVDGAVVELRVGELHPDAPAEGWAAYPAAVFWALRDAGHEVGGADIHYESTVPTGAGLSSSAALEVVTALALNDLYDLGLEGWRLARLCQRAENVYVGAPTGIMDQTASACCTAGHALFLDTRDLSQRQIPVDLAAQGLRLLVVDTQVKHAHSEGEYGKRRAGCEAAADALEVDALRDIPFEGLDDALARLDDEELVRLTRHVVTEDHRVEQVARLAGDGDFRALGPVLTEGHASLRDDFRISCPELDLVVSAANDSGALGSRMTGGGFGGSAIVLVEDAAAHKVEEAVLAAFASAGFRTPRVFSAVPSEGARRLA, encoded by the coding sequence ATGGGAATTCACGCAGAACCTGGAGAACGAGAAGTGACGGCAGACGCCCTTCGCGACGACCTCGGCGACGCCTTTCGCGCGGTTTTCGGCACCGCCCCCGACGGGGTCTGGGCGGCGCCCGGCCGGGTCAACCTGATCGGTGAGCACACCGACTACAACGACGGCTTCGTGATGCCCTTCGCGCTGCCGCACACCACGATCGCCGCCGTCTCGCGCCGCGAGGACGGGCTGCTGCGGCTGCACTCCGCCTCCGGCGACGTGGACGGCGCCGTCGTCGAGCTGCGGGTCGGCGAACTGCACCCCGACGCCCCCGCGGAGGGCTGGGCCGCGTACCCCGCCGCCGTGTTCTGGGCGCTGCGCGACGCGGGCCACGAGGTGGGCGGCGCGGACATCCACTACGAGTCCACCGTCCCCACCGGCGCCGGCCTGTCCTCCTCCGCCGCCCTCGAAGTGGTCACCGCGCTCGCGCTGAACGACCTCTACGACCTGGGGCTCGAAGGCTGGCGGCTGGCCCGGCTGTGCCAGCGCGCCGAGAACGTCTACGTCGGCGCCCCCACCGGCATCATGGACCAGACCGCCTCCGCCTGCTGCACCGCAGGCCACGCCCTGTTCCTGGACACCCGGGACCTGTCGCAGCGCCAGATCCCGGTGGACCTGGCCGCACAGGGGCTGCGGCTGCTGGTCGTCGACACCCAGGTCAAGCACGCCCACAGCGAGGGCGAGTACGGCAAGCGGCGGGCCGGCTGCGAGGCGGCGGCGGACGCGCTGGAGGTCGACGCGCTGCGCGACATCCCCTTCGAGGGGCTCGACGACGCCCTCGCGCGCCTGGACGACGAGGAACTCGTCCGCCTCACCCGCCATGTCGTCACCGAGGACCATCGGGTCGAGCAGGTCGCCCGCCTGGCCGGGGACGGCGACTTCCGCGCCCTCGGGCCGGTCCTGACCGAGGGCCATGCCTCTCTGCGCGACGACTTCCGCATCTCCTGCCCGGAGTTGGACCTGGTGGTCTCCGCCGCCAACGACTCCGGCGCGCTCGGCTCCCGGATGACCGGCGGCGGCTTCGGCGGCTCGGCGATCGTCCTGGTCGAGGACGCGGCTGCGCACAAGGTCGAGGAGGCGGTGCTCGCGGCCTTCGCCTCGGCCGGCTTCCGTACGCCGCGGGTCTTCAGCGCGGTTCCGTCCGAAGGCGCCCGCCGACTGGCCTGA
- a CDS encoding response regulator transcription factor has translation MVRIRVLVVDDHRIFAESLAAALAAEPDVDVSAAGSAPAAQRCLERAAADGRRYDVLLVDADLGAAAGAARVPVAAAALSNANRVPEPRLPEPGLHAVPADGHVPAPPADGIALVERARTDHPAMRTVVLAERDDARRAARALQAGASGWVAKDCSLSRLLAVMRGVLRDETHLPPALLTGVLRELTAARRHRTESERLVESLTPREQEVLRCMVAGLGRKAVAERLYLSPHTVRTHMQNVLGKLGVHSTLAAVALARRAGVGPADLAANAGA, from the coding sequence GTGGTACGGATTCGCGTTCTCGTCGTGGACGACCATCGCATCTTCGCCGAATCGCTCGCCGCAGCCCTCGCTGCCGAGCCCGATGTCGACGTATCGGCGGCCGGCAGCGCACCGGCCGCTCAGCGCTGCCTGGAGCGCGCCGCGGCCGACGGCCGCCGCTACGACGTCCTGCTCGTGGACGCCGACCTGGGCGCCGCCGCCGGCGCCGCCAGAGTGCCGGTCGCCGCGGCGGCCCTGAGCAACGCCAACCGGGTGCCCGAACCGCGGCTGCCCGAGCCGGGGTTGCACGCGGTCCCCGCCGACGGGCACGTCCCGGCCCCGCCGGCCGACGGCATAGCCCTGGTCGAGCGGGCGCGCACCGACCACCCGGCGATGCGCACCGTCGTCCTCGCCGAGCGCGACGACGCCCGCCGCGCCGCCCGCGCCCTGCAGGCCGGGGCGTCCGGCTGGGTCGCCAAGGACTGCTCGCTGTCCCGGCTGCTGGCCGTCATGCGCGGCGTACTGCGCGACGAGACCCATCTGCCGCCCGCGCTGCTCACCGGCGTACTGCGGGAGTTGACCGCCGCCCGTCGGCACCGCACCGAGAGCGAGCGCCTGGTGGAGTCGCTCACCCCGCGCGAGCAGGAAGTGCTGCGCTGCATGGTCGCCGGGCTGGGCCGCAAGGCGGTGGCCGAGCGGCTGTACCTCTCCCCGCACACGGTGCGTACGCACATGCAGAACGTGCTCGGCAAGCTCGGCGTCCACTCGACGCTGGCCGCCGTGGCCCTGGCCCGGCGCGCCGGGGTAGGACCGGCCGACCTGGCGGCGAACGCCGGGGCGTGA
- a CDS encoding SH3 domain-containing protein: protein MTLQKSLTKIATATVTGVLAGTLALGSTGTAFADDAPQGNAPEVTAPDVSAPDLLQDDDGLEPDFDTSGLDPVQSDEVDGTNAADAQLPDLSAAMGAMSVTSGDSGDHRGDGRGNGRGNGRDDNRGDGRENGRGDHRGNGRGDNSGFPHRSFYKGRVTARVGLRVRSAPSTHARVLGTLSHGSLVWIQCKVNSQVVDGNPRWYKLAKGMWAWSAARYISNVGPAPRYCHFREREDNHSNNNHHWNNNNSNNNGHNSHDNNSSWNHDGGNNNNWSHKDSNGKGTESHSNQSSHNQDWNSSNSWTSAEGGN from the coding sequence ATGACTCTGCAGAAGAGCCTGACCAAGATAGCCACCGCGACCGTGACCGGCGTTCTCGCCGGCACGCTCGCACTGGGCAGCACCGGCACCGCGTTCGCCGACGACGCGCCGCAGGGCAATGCCCCGGAGGTAACCGCCCCGGATGTCTCCGCCCCGGACCTGCTCCAGGACGACGACGGTCTGGAGCCGGACTTCGACACCTCCGGCCTGGACCCGGTCCAGTCCGACGAGGTGGATGGCACCAACGCGGCCGACGCCCAACTCCCTGACCTGTCCGCCGCGATGGGAGCCATGTCGGTGACGTCCGGAGACTCGGGCGACCACCGGGGTGACGGCCGGGGCAATGGCCGCGGCAATGGCCGCGACGACAACCGCGGCGATGGCCGCGAGAATGGCCGGGGCGACCACCGGGGCAATGGCCGCGGCGACAACTCGGGCTTCCCGCACCGGTCCTTCTACAAGGGCCGGGTCACCGCCCGGGTCGGCCTGCGGGTCCGCTCCGCGCCCAGCACCCACGCCCGCGTCCTCGGCACCCTGTCCCACGGCTCGCTCGTGTGGATCCAGTGCAAGGTCAATTCGCAGGTCGTCGATGGCAACCCGCGCTGGTACAAGCTGGCCAAGGGCATGTGGGCCTGGTCCGCGGCCCGCTACATCAGCAATGTCGGTCCGGCGCCGCGCTACTGCCACTTCAGGGAGCGCGAGGACAACCACAGCAACAACAACCACCACTGGAACAACAACAACAGCAACAACAACGGCCACAACTCGCACGACAACAACTCCAGTTGGAACCACGACGGTGGCAACAACAACAACTGGAGCCACAAGGACAGCAACGGCAAGGGCACCGAAAGCCACAGCAACCAGAGCAGCCACAACCAGGACTGGAACAGCAGCAACAGCTGGACCAGCGCTGAGGGTGGCAACTGA
- a CDS encoding MarR family winged helix-turn-helix transcriptional regulator: MEDEVDRLVAAWRRERPDLDVEPLEVLSRVSRLARHLDRARRLAFAEHSLEPWEFDVLTSLRRAGRPYQLSPGQLLTQTLVTSGTMTNRIDRLAKKGLVERLPDPSDRRGVLVRLTDEGQDRADQALAGLLTQERAILAELSDRQRVELAGLLRQLTAPFDNVPG, from the coding sequence ATGGAGGACGAGGTCGACCGGCTGGTCGCTGCATGGCGCCGAGAGCGCCCCGACCTCGACGTTGAACCGCTTGAGGTGCTGAGCCGGGTGAGCCGGCTCGCCCGGCATCTGGACCGCGCCCGGCGTCTCGCGTTCGCCGAGCACAGCCTGGAGCCGTGGGAGTTCGACGTACTCACCTCGCTGCGCCGCGCCGGGCGCCCGTACCAGCTCTCCCCCGGTCAGTTGCTGACCCAGACGCTCGTCACCTCGGGCACCATGACGAACCGCATCGACCGGCTGGCGAAAAAGGGCCTCGTGGAGCGGCTTCCGGACCCCTCGGACCGGCGCGGCGTGCTCGTGCGGCTGACCGACGAGGGCCAGGACCGGGCCGACCAGGCCCTGGCCGGGCTACTGACCCAGGAACGGGCGATCCTGGCCGAGCTCTCCGACCGCCAGCGCGTCGAACTGGCCGGACTGCTGCGGCAGTTGACGGCACCCTTCGACAACGTACCGGGCTGA
- a CDS encoding trans-aconitate 2-methyltransferase, translating into MQAAATWDPQQYLRHSAHRARPFHDLLTRTPDLPGTPARIADIGCGPGNVTVLLARRWPDARITGFDSSPDMLRAAQAYEGPTPGGGNLDFRPADAAHWTPDLPYDLIVSNAALQWVEGHPDRLPVWYDRLAPGGVLAFQVPGNFTSPSHALLGELCDAPQWRDRLGDGHGRRFVHILEPAGYLERLSALPGLAAEPDVWETTYVQLLQGDDPVLDWTKGTALRPVLTALADDPSARGEFLAQYRDLLRKAYPAGPRGTVFPFRRIFAVVHKRKENL; encoded by the coding sequence ATGCAAGCAGCAGCGACCTGGGATCCGCAACAGTATCTCCGGCACTCAGCCCACCGCGCCCGGCCCTTCCACGACCTCCTCACCCGCACCCCCGACCTCCCCGGCACGCCCGCGCGTATCGCCGACATCGGCTGCGGCCCCGGAAACGTCACCGTCCTGCTCGCCCGGCGCTGGCCCGACGCCCGCATCACCGGTTTCGACAGCTCCCCGGACATGCTGCGGGCCGCCCAGGCCTACGAGGGCCCCACCCCCGGCGGCGGCAACCTCGACTTCCGGCCCGCCGACGCCGCCCACTGGACTCCCGACCTGCCCTACGACCTCATCGTGTCCAACGCCGCCCTCCAATGGGTCGAGGGCCACCCCGACCGCCTCCCGGTCTGGTACGACCGCCTGGCACCCGGCGGCGTCCTCGCCTTCCAGGTCCCCGGCAACTTCACCTCCCCCAGCCACGCCCTCCTCGGCGAGCTCTGCGACGCCCCCCAATGGCGCGACCGCCTCGGCGACGGCCACGGCCGCCGCTTCGTCCACATCCTCGAACCCGCCGGCTACCTGGAACGGCTCTCCGCCCTCCCCGGCCTCGCCGCCGAGCCCGACGTCTGGGAAACCACCTACGTTCAGCTCCTCCAGGGCGACGACCCCGTCCTCGACTGGACCAAGGGCACCGCCCTGCGCCCCGTCCTCACCGCGCTCGCCGACGACCCCTCCGCGCGCGGCGAGTTCCTCGCCCAGTACCGCGACCTCCTCCGCAAGGCCTACCCTGCGGGGCCCCGCGGCACGGTCTTCCCCTTCCGGCGGATCTTCGCCGTCGTCCACAAGCGAAAGGAAAACCTGTGA
- a CDS encoding VOC family protein — protein sequence MISAVDHVQLAAPPGTESALRAFYVDVLGLTERAKPPVLAAKGGCWFATEDGTVQLHLGIEEAFHPARKAHPGLRVTGIHGFAKRLQERGAKVVWDYDLPGHDRFFSEDPVGNRIEFLEPVAMRS from the coding sequence GTGATCAGCGCTGTAGACCACGTTCAGCTCGCGGCCCCGCCCGGCACGGAGAGCGCTCTTCGCGCCTTCTATGTGGATGTCCTGGGCCTCACCGAGCGGGCCAAGCCGCCCGTGCTCGCCGCGAAGGGCGGCTGCTGGTTCGCCACGGAGGACGGCACGGTCCAGCTCCACCTCGGCATCGAGGAGGCCTTCCACCCCGCCCGGAAGGCCCACCCCGGCCTGCGGGTCACCGGCATCCACGGTTTCGCGAAGCGGCTGCAGGAGCGCGGCGCGAAGGTGGTCTGGGACTACGACCTGCCGGGCCATGACCGGTTCTTCTCGGAGGACCCGGTGGGCAACCGGATCGAGTTCCTGGAGCCGGTTGCCATGCGGAGCTGA